Proteins from a genomic interval of Chanodichthys erythropterus isolate Z2021 chromosome 6, ASM2448905v1, whole genome shotgun sequence:
- the park7 gene encoding Parkinson disease protein 7 homolog — MAGKRALVILAKGAEEMETVIPVDVMRRAGIAVTVAGLAGKEPVQCSRDVMICPDSSLEDARKQGPYDVVLLPGGLLGAQNLSESPAVKEVLKDQEGRKGLIAAICAGPTALLAHGIAYGSTVTTHPGAKDKMMAGDHYKYSEARVQKDGNVITSRGPGTSFEFALTIVEELMGSEVAAQVKAPLILKD; from the exons ATGGCCGGTAAAAGAGCTCTAGTGATCCTGGCGAAGGGTGCGGAGGAGATGGAGACGGTGATCCCGGTGGATGTCATGCGCAGAGCGGGG aTTGCTGTGACTGTGGCGGGTCTGGCGGGTAAAGAGCCAGTGCAGTGCAGTCGTGATGTCATGATCTGCCCAGACTCAAGTCTGGAGGACGCCCGCAAACAG GGTCCATATGATGTCGTACTTCTGCCTGGAGGTTTGCTTGGAGCTCAGAACCTTTCTGAG tcTCCCGCTGTGAAAGAGGTGTTGAAGGATCAGGAGGGCAGGAAGGGTCTGATCGCTGCAATCTGTGCAG GCCCGACAGCACTTTTGGCTCACGGTATTGCATATGGCAGCACGGTTACTACCCATCCAGGTGCCAAGGACAAGATGATGGCTGGAG aTCATTATAAATATTCAGAGGCTCGAGTTCAGAAGGATGGCAACGTGATCACCAGCAGAGGGCCAGGAACCAGCTTTGAGTTTGCCTTGACTATAGTGGAGGAGCTCATGGGTTCAGAGGTCGCTGCCCAAGTCAAAGCCCCACTCATCCTGAAAGACTAA